The Mycolicibacterium smegmatis genome has a window encoding:
- the echA20 gene encoding (7aS)-7a-methyl-1,5-dioxo-2,3,5,6,7,7a-hexahydro-1H-indene-carboxyl-CoA hydrolase produces MTITSTTVEPGIVSVTVNYPPVNAVPSRGWFELADAITAAGRDPQTHVVILRAEGRGFNAGVDIKEMQNTEGFTALIDANRGCFAAFKAVYECEVPVVTAVNGFCVGGGIGLVGNSDVIVASDDAKFGLPEVERGALGAATHLSRLVPQHMMRRLFFTAATVDAATLHHFGSVHEVVPREDLDEAALRVARDIATKDTRVIRAAKEALNFIDVQRVNASYRMEQGFTFELNLSGVSDEHRDAFAGTEKRAK; encoded by the coding sequence ATGACGATCACATCCACCACCGTCGAACCGGGCATCGTCTCGGTCACCGTGAACTACCCGCCGGTCAACGCCGTTCCGTCGCGTGGCTGGTTCGAACTCGCAGACGCGATCACCGCAGCGGGCCGCGACCCGCAGACGCACGTGGTGATCCTGCGCGCCGAGGGCCGCGGCTTCAACGCCGGCGTCGACATCAAGGAGATGCAGAACACCGAGGGCTTCACCGCACTCATCGACGCCAACCGCGGCTGCTTCGCGGCCTTCAAGGCGGTCTACGAATGCGAGGTGCCGGTGGTCACCGCGGTCAACGGCTTCTGCGTCGGCGGCGGCATCGGACTGGTCGGCAACTCCGACGTGATCGTCGCGTCCGACGACGCCAAATTCGGTCTGCCCGAGGTTGAACGCGGTGCCCTGGGTGCTGCCACGCACCTCTCGCGTCTGGTACCGCAGCACATGATGCGACGTCTGTTCTTCACCGCGGCCACGGTCGACGCCGCGACGCTGCACCACTTCGGGTCTGTACACGAGGTCGTCCCGCGCGAGGACCTCGACGAGGCCGCGTTGCGCGTGGCCCGCGACATCGCCACCAAGGACACCCGCGTGATTCGCGCGGCCAAGGAAGCGCTCAACTTCATCGACGTGCAGCGCGTCAACGCCAGCTACCGCATGGAACAGGGCTTCACGTTCGAACTGAACCTGTCCGGCGTCTCCGACGAACACCGCGATGCGTTCGCCGGGACCGAGAAGAGGGCCAAATGA
- a CDS encoding steroid 3-ketoacyl-CoA thiolase, producing MGNPVIVEATRSPIGKRNGWLSGLHATELLGAVQKALVEKAGIDPGSVEQIIGGCVTQYGEQSNNITRVGWLTAGLPEHVGATTIDCQCGSAQQANHLVAGLIATGAIDIGIACGIEAMSRVGLGANAGPDRSLIRASSWDIDMPNQFEAAERIAQRRGITRADVDALGLASQRKAKQAWDEGRFDREISPISAPVLDENKQPTSEWAPVTRDQGLRDTTPEALASLKPVLDGGIHTAGTSSQISDGAAAVLWMDEDKAKALGLKPRARIVAQANVGAETYYHLDGPVQSTARVLEKAGMKLGDIDLVEINEAFASVVLSWAQVHNADMDKVNVNGGAIALGHPVGSTGARLITTALHELERTGKGTALITMCAGGALSTGTIIERI from the coding sequence ATGGGTAATCCTGTCATCGTCGAAGCCACCCGTAGCCCGATCGGAAAACGCAACGGGTGGTTGTCCGGTCTGCACGCCACGGAACTGCTGGGTGCGGTGCAGAAGGCGCTGGTGGAGAAGGCCGGCATCGACCCCGGATCCGTCGAGCAGATCATCGGTGGCTGCGTCACCCAGTACGGCGAGCAGTCCAACAACATCACCCGCGTGGGGTGGCTGACCGCGGGATTGCCCGAGCACGTCGGCGCCACCACCATCGACTGCCAGTGTGGCAGCGCGCAGCAGGCCAACCATCTGGTGGCCGGCCTGATCGCGACGGGTGCGATCGACATCGGCATCGCGTGCGGTATCGAGGCCATGAGCCGCGTGGGCCTGGGCGCCAACGCGGGCCCGGACCGGTCGCTGATCCGCGCGTCGTCGTGGGACATCGACATGCCCAACCAGTTCGAGGCAGCCGAGCGGATCGCCCAGCGCCGCGGCATCACGCGGGCCGACGTCGACGCCCTCGGCCTGGCGTCGCAGCGCAAGGCCAAGCAGGCCTGGGACGAAGGCCGGTTCGACCGCGAGATCTCCCCCATCTCGGCCCCGGTGCTCGACGAGAACAAGCAGCCCACCTCGGAATGGGCTCCCGTCACGCGCGACCAGGGTCTGCGTGACACCACACCCGAAGCGCTGGCGTCGCTCAAGCCCGTGCTGGACGGCGGCATCCACACCGCGGGAACGTCGTCGCAGATCTCCGACGGCGCGGCCGCGGTGCTCTGGATGGACGAGGACAAGGCCAAGGCGCTCGGCCTCAAGCCGCGGGCGCGCATCGTCGCGCAGGCCAACGTCGGCGCCGAGACCTACTACCACCTCGACGGCCCGGTGCAGTCCACCGCGCGGGTGCTGGAGAAGGCTGGCATGAAGCTCGGCGACATCGACCTCGTCGAGATCAACGAGGCCTTCGCGTCGGTCGTGCTGTCGTGGGCACAGGTGCACAATGCCGACATGGACAAGGTGAACGTCAACGGCGGCGCGATCGCGCTGGGCCACCCGGTCGGATCGACCGGCGCCCGCCTGATCACCACGGCACTGCACGAACTGGAGCGCACCGGCAAGGGCACCGCGCTCATCACGATGTGCGCCGGCGGGGCGCTGTCCACGGGCACCATCATCGAGCGCATCTGA
- a CDS encoding SDR family oxidoreductase — MGLLDGRVVIVTGAGGGIGRAHALAFAAEGARVVVNDIGVGLDGSPASGGSAAQTVVDEIVAAGGEAVANGSNVADWAQAESLVQTAVDTFGGLDVLVNNAGIVRDRMFANTSEEEFDAVVAVHLKGHFATMKHAAAYWRAKSKAGETVDARIINTSSGAGLQGSVGQANYSAAKAGIAALTLVAAAEMGRYGVTVNAIAPSARTRMTETVFADMMATQDQEFDAMAPENISPIVVWLGSAEARDVTGKMFEVEGGKIRIAEGWAHGPEIDKGARWDPAELGPVVADLLAKARPAVPVYGA; from the coding sequence ATGGGATTGCTCGACGGCCGGGTGGTGATCGTCACCGGCGCCGGTGGCGGCATCGGACGCGCACACGCGCTCGCGTTCGCCGCTGAAGGCGCACGCGTGGTGGTCAACGACATCGGCGTGGGCCTCGACGGATCGCCCGCGAGCGGTGGCAGCGCCGCGCAGACCGTGGTCGACGAAATCGTCGCGGCCGGTGGGGAAGCCGTCGCCAACGGCTCCAACGTCGCCGACTGGGCACAGGCCGAGTCGCTCGTCCAGACCGCGGTCGACACGTTCGGCGGTCTGGACGTCCTGGTCAACAACGCCGGCATCGTGCGCGACCGGATGTTCGCCAACACCAGCGAGGAGGAGTTCGACGCCGTCGTCGCCGTGCACCTCAAGGGCCACTTCGCCACCATGAAGCACGCCGCGGCGTACTGGCGCGCCAAGTCCAAGGCAGGCGAGACCGTGGACGCGCGCATCATCAACACGAGTTCCGGTGCGGGACTTCAGGGCAGTGTCGGCCAGGCGAATTACAGCGCGGCCAAGGCGGGTATCGCGGCGCTGACGCTCGTCGCCGCCGCCGAGATGGGGCGCTACGGCGTCACCGTCAACGCCATCGCGCCGTCGGCGCGCACCCGCATGACCGAGACCGTGTTCGCCGACATGATGGCCACGCAAGACCAGGAATTCGACGCCATGGCGCCCGAGAACATTTCGCCGATCGTGGTGTGGCTGGGCAGCGCCGAGGCCCGCGACGTCACCGGCAAGATGTTCGAGGTCGAGGGCGGCAAGATCCGCATCGCCGAGGGTTGGGCGCACGGCCCCGAGATCGACAAGGGCGCGCGCTGGGATCCGGCCGAACTCGGACCCGTCGTCGCCGATCTGCTGGCCAAAGCCCGCCCCGCGGTCCCGGTGTACGGCGCCTGA
- a CDS encoding nitroreductase family deazaflavin-dependent oxidoreductase yields MADTSRPLNAKQLERLNAKSTGTLIKWMSRFQTFLFKTTNGKLGNKFLRGTEVGILTTIGRKSGEPRDTPLLFLQEGRRIVLVASQGGRATNPMWYLNLKANPKVTFQTKSEKLALVAREATDAERDEYWPKLDAMYPDFANYRSYTDRKIPIVICDPA; encoded by the coding sequence ATGGCCGACACTTCCCGTCCCCTCAACGCCAAACAGCTCGAACGTCTCAACGCCAAATCGACCGGCACACTCATCAAGTGGATGTCGCGGTTCCAGACGTTCCTGTTCAAGACCACCAACGGGAAGCTGGGCAACAAGTTCCTGCGCGGCACGGAGGTCGGCATCCTGACCACCATCGGGCGCAAGTCCGGTGAGCCTCGCGACACCCCCTTGCTGTTCCTGCAGGAGGGCCGTCGCATCGTGCTGGTCGCATCGCAGGGTGGGCGGGCCACCAACCCGATGTGGTACCTGAACCTCAAGGCCAACCCCAAGGTCACGTTCCAGACCAAGAGCGAGAAGCTGGCCCTGGTCGCGCGGGAGGCCACCGACGCCGAGCGCGACGAGTACTGGCCCAAGCTCGACGCCATGTACCCCGACTTCGCGAACTACCGGTCCTACACCGACCGCAAGATCCCGATCGTCATCTGCGACCCCGCTTAG
- a CDS encoding SDR family oxidoreductase, whose translation MPEAGAINLGLTGKVVLVTGGVRGVGAGISAVFAGQGATVVTCARRPVEGLPYEFHSCDVRDDESVAALITAIVEKHGRIDVVVNNAGGSPYVPASEASARFSSKIIELNLLGPLSVSQHANAVMQNQDTGGVIVNISSVSGRRPTPGTAAYGAAKAGVDNLTETLAVEWAPKVRVNSVVVGMVETEQSELFYGDADSIAAISKNVPLGRLAKPADIGWAAAFLASDAASYISGASLEVHGGGEPPHYLATTTAELK comes from the coding sequence ATGCCAGAAGCCGGCGCGATCAATCTGGGTTTGACCGGCAAGGTGGTCCTGGTGACCGGCGGAGTCCGAGGGGTTGGCGCTGGGATCAGCGCCGTCTTCGCTGGTCAGGGTGCCACCGTCGTGACGTGCGCCCGCCGCCCGGTCGAAGGACTGCCGTACGAGTTCCACAGCTGCGATGTGCGTGACGACGAGTCCGTGGCCGCGCTGATCACCGCGATCGTCGAGAAGCACGGTCGCATCGACGTGGTGGTCAACAATGCGGGCGGGTCGCCCTACGTGCCCGCCTCAGAGGCCTCGGCACGGTTCAGCAGCAAGATCATCGAGCTCAATCTGCTTGGTCCGCTGTCGGTTTCGCAGCACGCCAACGCGGTCATGCAGAACCAGGACACCGGCGGAGTGATCGTCAACATCTCCAGCGTCAGCGGCCGGCGGCCCACGCCGGGCACGGCGGCCTACGGCGCCGCCAAGGCCGGCGTCGACAATCTCACCGAGACCCTGGCCGTCGAATGGGCGCCGAAGGTGCGGGTGAATTCGGTGGTGGTGGGCATGGTCGAGACCGAGCAGTCCGAGCTGTTCTACGGCGACGCCGATTCGATCGCGGCCATCTCGAAGAACGTGCCGCTGGGGCGTCTCGCCAAACCTGCCGATATCGGCTGGGCCGCAGCGTTTCTGGCCTCGGATGCGGCGTCCTACATCAGCGGCGCGTCGTTGGAGGTGCACGGCGGCGGCGAACCGCCGCACTACCTGGCGACGACGACCGCCGAACTCAAATAG
- the ipdA gene encoding cholesterol ring-cleaving hydrolase subunit IpdA, giving the protein MTDKRTTLDDAVSSIESGMTIGIGGWGSRRKPMAFVRALLRTDVTDLTVVTYGGPDLGLLCSAGKVKRVYYGFVSLDSPPFYDPWFAKARTSGAIEAREMDEGMLRCGLQAAAQRLPFLPIRAGLGSDVRSFWGNELKTVKSPYPTGDGYEELIAMPALNLDAAFVHMNLGDAKGNAAYTGIDPYFDDLFLMAAQKRFLSVERVVPTDELVKAVPPQALLINRMMVDTVVEAPNGAHFTTAEPDYRRDEKFQRHYAEAAGSEETWAEFVNTYLSGSEADYQAAVRKFAEAQKEAK; this is encoded by the coding sequence ATGACCGACAAGAGGACAACTTTGGACGACGCCGTCTCGTCTATCGAGAGCGGCATGACCATCGGCATCGGCGGCTGGGGTTCGCGCCGCAAGCCCATGGCCTTCGTACGCGCGCTGCTGCGCACCGACGTCACCGACCTGACCGTCGTCACCTACGGCGGCCCGGACCTCGGACTGCTGTGCTCGGCAGGCAAGGTCAAGCGGGTCTACTACGGCTTCGTCTCACTGGATTCCCCGCCGTTCTACGACCCGTGGTTCGCCAAGGCCCGCACCAGCGGTGCGATCGAGGCCCGCGAGATGGACGAGGGCATGCTGCGCTGCGGTCTGCAGGCCGCCGCCCAGCGGTTGCCGTTCCTGCCGATCCGCGCCGGCCTGGGCAGCGACGTGCGTAGCTTCTGGGGCAACGAACTCAAGACGGTGAAATCGCCCTACCCGACGGGCGATGGCTACGAGGAGCTCATCGCCATGCCCGCGCTGAACCTGGACGCGGCGTTCGTGCACATGAATCTCGGTGACGCCAAGGGCAATGCCGCGTACACCGGCATCGACCCGTACTTCGACGACCTGTTCCTGATGGCCGCGCAGAAGCGGTTCCTGTCCGTCGAGCGCGTGGTTCCCACCGACGAACTGGTCAAGGCCGTGCCGCCGCAGGCCCTGCTGATCAACCGCATGATGGTCGACACCGTGGTCGAGGCGCCCAACGGTGCCCACTTCACCACGGCCGAACCGGATTACCGTCGCGACGAGAAGTTCCAGCGTCACTACGCCGAGGCCGCGGGTTCCGAGGAGACGTGGGCCGAGTTCGTCAATACGTACCTGTCGGGCAGTGAGGCGGACTACCAGGCTGCGGTGCGCAAGTTCGCAGAGGCGCAGAAGGAGGCCAAGTGA
- the ipdB gene encoding cholesterol ring-cleaving hydrolase subunit IpdB produces MMSVTRAEVCAVACAELFRDAGEIMVSPMTTIVSIGARLARLTFSPDILLTDGEARLIADTPAIGAPAEIEGWMPFGRVFETLSWGRRHVVMGANQIDRYGNQNLSAFGPLQHPTRQMFGVRGAPGNTINHATSYWVGNHSKRVFGESVDVVSGIGWDKVDPDNPAYRFVNIYRVVTNLGVFDFNGPDHQMRAVSLHPGIEADQVADNTSFEVHGLDTAETTRLPSEDELKLLREVIDPKSLRDKEVKL; encoded by the coding sequence GTGATGTCGGTGACCCGTGCAGAGGTGTGCGCCGTCGCGTGCGCCGAATTGTTCCGTGACGCAGGCGAGATCATGGTGAGCCCGATGACCACCATCGTGTCGATCGGGGCGCGCCTGGCCCGGCTGACGTTCTCCCCCGACATCCTGCTCACCGACGGGGAGGCCCGCCTGATCGCCGACACCCCGGCCATCGGCGCGCCCGCCGAGATCGAGGGCTGGATGCCGTTCGGGCGCGTGTTCGAGACCCTGTCGTGGGGCCGACGTCACGTGGTGATGGGGGCCAACCAGATCGATCGCTACGGCAACCAGAACCTCTCGGCGTTCGGCCCGCTGCAGCACCCGACGCGCCAGATGTTCGGCGTGCGGGGCGCACCGGGCAACACGATCAACCACGCCACCAGTTACTGGGTGGGCAACCACTCCAAGCGCGTGTTCGGCGAGTCCGTCGACGTGGTCTCCGGAATCGGCTGGGACAAGGTCGATCCCGATAACCCGGCGTACCGGTTCGTCAACATCTACCGCGTCGTGACCAACCTCGGTGTGTTCGACTTCAACGGGCCCGACCACCAGATGCGCGCGGTGTCGCTGCATCCCGGCATCGAGGCCGATCAGGTCGCCGACAACACCTCGTTCGAGGTGCACGGGCTCGACACCGCCGAGACGACGCGGCTGCCCAGCGAGGACGAGCTCAAGCTGCTGCGCGAGGTGATCGATCCGAAGTCGCTGCGCGACAAGGAAGTCAAGCTGTGA